One window of Populus nigra chromosome 5, ddPopNigr1.1, whole genome shotgun sequence genomic DNA carries:
- the LOC133694121 gene encoding thaumatin-like protein 1 produces MARPQPYISLFFFGFLLIVSGGYSSTFTIINKCNYQVWPGMLSNAGTPQLPTTGFVLQPGESNSISFPESWSGRLWGRTLCTQDSTAGKFSCLTGDCGSSTLECSGGGAAPPATLAEFTLNGADGLDFYDVSLVDGYNLPMLITPQSGTGGNCTATGCVVDLNNACPNELKVIDSGNGENLACRSACDAFGDPEYCCSGAYATPDACKPSSYSQFFKNACPRAYSYAYDDGTSTFTCAGADYVITFCPAPTTSQKSANGQQNLLAAHVSAGSHNTSPYFIGGFITIAVAIWQLF; encoded by the exons ATGGCTAGGCCTCAACCTTACATTTCTCTATTCTTTTTCGGTTTCCTTCTCATTGTTTCAG GTGGCTATTCATCAACGTTTACGATAATAAACAAGTGCAATTACCAAGTTTGGCCTGGCATGCTATCAAACGCGGGTACCCCACAACTTCCCACTACAGGTTTTGTTCTCCAACCCGGtgaatcaaattcaatttcctTCCCAGAGTCTTGGTCCGGCCGCTTATGGGGCCGAACCCTATGCACCCAGGATTCCACCGCGGGCAAATTCTCTTGCCTCACAGGCGATTGTGGCTCTTCTACTCTAGAATGTTCCGGTGGAGGCGCTGCCCCTCCTGCCACTCTGGCTGAATTCACTCTGAATGGCGCGGACGGACTAGATTTTTACGATGTTAGCCTTGTGGATGGCTATAATCTCCCAATGTTAATAACCCCACAGAGTGGCACAGGAGGGAATTGCACGGCAACCGGCTGTGTAGTAGACTTGAACAATGCCTGTCCGAACGAGCTTAAAGTTATTGATAGTGGTAATGGTGAGAATTTAGCGTGCAGAAGTGCATGTGATGCGTTCGGAGATCCGGAATATTGCTGCAGTGGTGCATATGCAACTCCTGATGCATGCAAGCCAAGCTCATACTcccaatttttcaaaaatgccTGCCCCCGAGCTTACAGTTATGCTTATGATGATGGAACAAGCACTTTCACTTGTGCCGGGGCCGATTATGTTATCACTTTCTGCCCAGCTCCTACAACCAG TCAAAAGTCGGCAAATGGGCAGCAGAATCTGCTGGCAGCGCACGTCTCAGCCGGCTCGCACAACACGTCACCCTATTTCATTGGCGGTTTCATCACAATTGCAGTAGCAATTTGGCAGCTCTTCTGA